In the genome of Nonomuraea sp. NBC_00507, the window CCTCGTCCAGATGGACGCGCCGCTCTTCCCGAGCTGTTGGCCTCCGGTTCTTCCATTTGTAGAACCACGAGGGCGATACTCCCAGCGCACGGAAACAGATCGTGTGGGGGACACCAAACTCGGCCCTTTGGGACTCGATGAACTCCACCACAGTTATCGGTTCAGCGAGTCCTTGACCCATAGGACCACGGATCGTTTGAGGACATCACGCTCGTCCTCCAACTCGGCGCGCTCCCTCTCCCAGGCGGCCTTGTCCTTGGCGTGCTGCTTGACCAGCTCGGCTTTCTCCCGCCGCAGTCGCGCCAGTTCCTCCTGCTCGGACTCCTTCAGCTTGCCGCCTCCATTGCCGTCGCGCCCGACCTGCCCTGTTGAGTGCCGGTCCATCTGCACCCAGTTGTACAGCGTGTACTCGTTGATACCCAGATCCCGCGCTATGTGCGCGACGGGTTTGCCGGTCTCCTTGACGATCCTCACCGCCCCAGCCCGGAACTCCGGATCAAAGCGACGCCTCGTGGTTCCTGCCACGACCAAACCTCTCTTGGTTCGGTCT includes:
- a CDS encoding transposase encodes the protein MRIVKETGKPVAHIARDLGINEYTLYNWVQMDRHSTGQVGRDGNGGGKLKESEQEELARLRREKAELVKQHAKDKAAWERERAELEDERDVLKRSVVLWVKDSLNR